The genome window TCGCGGCCGAACTCCGCGTACCGCTTTGCAAAACCCGGCGAGTGCCCGTAGATTCCGAGCACGTCGTGGAGCACGAGCACCTGGGAGTCGCAGTACGCTCCCGAGCCGATGCCGATCGTCGGAATCGTGAGCAACTCGGTGATCTCGCGTGCGATCTCAGCGTCGACTACCTCGAGCACTACCGCGTAGGCTCCGGCGGCTTCGATCGCCCGGGCGTCGGCGAGGAGACGGTCGCGATGCGTACGCATCTTATAGCCGGGGCCGAGCCCCGCGGTCTGCGGTGTGATGCCGATGTGGCCGACCACGGGAATCCCGGCGCGCGCGATCGCTTTGACCCTGTCGGCTTCGTGAACGCCTCCCTCGAGCTTCACCGAGCACGCGCCGCCCTCTTTCACGAGCCTGATCGCGTTGCGCAGCGCTTCTTCGTCGCACACTTGGTAGGAACCGAACGGCATGTCGACGATGACGTGCGCGCGAGAGGTTCCGCGAACGACGGCCTGCGCGTGATGAATCATCTGCTCCATCGTTACCGGCGTGGTTTCGTCGTAGCCGAGGACGACATTTCCTAGGCTGTCGCCGACGAGAATCACGTCGATCCCGGCCTCTT of Candidatus Dormiibacterota bacterium contains these proteins:
- the panB gene encoding 3-methyl-2-oxobutanoate hydroxymethyltransferase; protein product: MESKIVHERKNPEARPYEPAKAPVFRRLTAAAIKRRKRKETFPLVTAYDAPFARFAEEAGIDVILVGDSLGNVVLGYDETTPVTMEQMIHHAQAVVRGTSRAHVIVDMPFGSYQVCDEEALRNAIRLVKEGGACSVKLEGGVHEADRVKAIARAGIPVVGHIGITPQTAGLGPGYKMRTHRDRLLADARAIEAAGAYAVVLEVVDAEIAREITELLTIPTIGIGSGAYCDSQVLVLHDVLGIYGHSPGFAKRYAEFGREATEALRVYAGEVRKHIFPG